Proteins encoded together in one Solanum lycopersicum chromosome 7, SLM_r2.1 window:
- the LOC101248495 gene encoding DNA-directed RNA polymerase 3, chloroplastic, whose translation MNNLFVRAKQVKGIRREFREIERRRRYAMLRRRQIKAETEAWEQMVEEYRELEREMCEKKLAPNLPYVKKLMLGWFEPLRQAIEREQNAEMTQKHRTAYAPHIDSLPADKMAVIVMHKLMGLLMMGGKEERCVQVVQAAVQIGMAVENEVRIHNFMEKTKKHQKHMTGAQGQEDMSRETMILRKRVKSLIKRNRVVEVRKLMQSEEPESWGRDTQAKLGCRLLELLTETAYVQPPVDQSADTPPDIRPAFRHVFRIATRDPGKNIVKKYGVIECDPLVVVGVDRTVKQMMIPYVPMLVPPKKWRGYDKGGYLFLPSYLMRTHGSRRQQDAVRSVPTKQMQQVYEALDTLGSTKWRVNKRILSVVESIWAGGGNIAGLVDRKDVPIPELHSDDIMELKRWKWRVRKAKKINQELHSQRCDTELKLSVARKLRDEEGFYYPHNLDFRGRAYPMHPHLNHLSSDLCRGILEFAEGRPLGKSGLRWLKVHLASLYAGGIEKLCYDARIAFVENHIDDILDSAHNPLNGNRWWLNAEDPLQCLAACINLSEAVKSLSPHTVISHLPIHQDGSCNGLQHYAALGRDSMEAAAVNLVAGEKPADVYTEIALRVDHIIRGDSTKDPATDPNALLAKLLIDQVDRKLVKQTVMTSVYGVTYVGAREQIKRRLEEKGLIDDDRLLFTASCYAAKVTLAALGELFQAARGTMTWLGDCAKVIASENQPVRWTTPLGLPVVQPYFKTQRHVIRTSLQVLALQREGDAVEVRKQRTAFPPNFVHSLDGSHMMMTAVACRDAGLHFAGVHDSFWTHACDVDQMNRILREKFVELYSMPILEDLLESFQESYPALTFPPLPKRGDFDLREVLESPYFFN comes from the exons TGGAGGAATATAGGGAGTTAGAGAGGGAAATGTGTGAGAAGAAACTAGCCCCTAATTTGCCTTATGTTAAGAAATTGATGTTAGGTTGGTTTGAGCCATTGAGGCAAGCTATAGAAAGGGAGCAGAATGCCGAGATGACACAGAAACATAGGACGGCTTATGCGCCACATATTGATTCACTGCCTGCTGATAAAATGGCTGTGATTGTGATGCATAAGTTGATGGGGTTGTTGATGATGGGTGGTAAAGAAGAAAGGTGTGTTCAGGTGGTCCAGGCTGCAGTGCAGATTGGCATGGCAGTCGAGAATGAA GTTAGGATTCATAATTTCATGGAGAAAACGAAGAAGCACCAAAAACATATGACTGGAGCTCAAGGTCAAGAAGATATGAGTAGGGAGACAATGATTCTAAGGAAGCGTGTCAAAAGCTTGATTAAAAGGAACAGAGTAGTTGAGGTGAGAAAGCTTATGCAAAGTGAAGAACCCGAGTCATGGGGTCGGGACACACAGGCTAAG TTAGGATGCCGTCTTTTAGAATTATTAACAGAAACAGCTTATGTGCAACCTCCAGTGGATCAATCTGCTGATACTCCTCCTGATATTAGACCTGCATTCAGGCACGTATTCAGAATTGCTACAAGAGATCCAGG GAAGAACATTGTCAAGAAGTATGGTGTCATAGAATGTGATCCATTGGTGGTTGTTGGAGTTGACAGAACA GTTAAACAGATGATGATTCCTTACGTGCCTATGTTGGTgccacccaaaaaatggagagG GTATGACAAaggaggatacttgttcttgccTTCGTATTTGATGCGCACTCATGGATCTAGGAGGCAACAAGATGCTGTACGAAGTGTTCCCACGAAACAAATGCAGCAAGTTTATGAG GCCTTGGATACCTTAGGAAGCACTAAATGGAGAGTGAATAAAAGGATACTTAGTGTGGTTGAGAGTATTTGGGCTGGAGGAGGAAATATTGCTGGTCTAGTGGATCGCAAAGAT GTTCCCATACCAGAGTTGCACTCCGATGATATAATGGAATTGAAAAGGTGGAAATGGAGGGTGAGAAAAGCCAAAAAGATCAACCAAGAGTTGCATTCCCAAAGATGTGACACAGAGCTCAAGCTTTCA GTTGCTCGTAAGTTGAGAGATGAGGAAGGGTTTTATTATCCTCACAATCTTGATTTTCGAGGACGTGCATACCCTATGCATCCTCATTTGAATCACTTGAGCTCTGATCTCTGTCGAGGAATCCTCGAATTTGCTGAAGGACGACCACTAGGAAAGTCAGGATTGCGCTGGCTAAAAGTACATTTAGCAAGTCTTTATGCAGGGGGCATAGAGAAGCTCTGCTATGATGCACGCATTGCATTTGTGGAAAACCACATTGATGACATATTAGATTCAGCACACAATCCTTTAAATGGAAATAGATGGTGGTTAAATGCTGAGGATCCTTTACAGTGCTTAGCAGCTTGCATTAACCTATCAGAAGCTGTGAAAAGCCTGTCACCCCACACTGTCATCTCCCACCTGCCTATTCATCAG GATGGTTCATGCAATGGCCTACAGCACTATGCAGCTCTGGGAAGAGATAGT ATGGAGGCAGCAGCAGTCAATCTAGTTGCTGGAGAGAAACCAGCTGATGTTTATACCGAAATAGCTTTGAG GGTCGATCATATTATCAGAGGAGATAGTACCAAGGACCCTGCTACTGATCCTAATGCTTTACTAGCCAAGCTCTTAATTGACCAG GTTGACAGGAAATTGGTGAAGCAGACAGTAATGACCTCAGTGTATGGTGTTACCTATGTTGGGGCACGTGAACAAATCAAAAGAAGGTTGGAGGAGAAGGGTCTTATCGATGATGATAGGCTGCTATTTACTGCATCTTGCTATGCTGCTAAA GTAACATTAGCTGCACTTGGGGAGTTGTTTCAAGCTGCACGTGGAACAATGACTTGGCTTGGTGATTGTGCTAAG GTGATTGCTTCAGAAAATCAGCCAGTGAGATGGACGACACCTCTGGGGCTCCCTGTTGTGCAGCCTTACTTTAAAACTCAGCGGCATGTT ATAAGAACTTCTCTTCAAGTTTTGGCTTTGCAGCGTGAGGGTGATGCA GTTGAGGTGCGAAAGCAGAGAACTGCTTTTCCTCCAAATTTTGTGCACTCACTGGATGGTTCACATATGATGATGACCGCTGTTGCTTGCAGGGATGCTGGACTACATTTTGCAG GGGTACATGATTCCTTCTGGACTCATGCTTGCGATGTCGACCAGATGAACAGGATACTCAGGGAGAAGTTTGTGGAGCTGTACAGTATGCCTATTCTTGAAGAT TTGCTTGAAAGCTTCCAGGAATCATATCCAGCATTGACATTTCCACCTCTACCAAAAAGAGGTGATTTTGATTTGCGGGAAGTTCTCGAGTCACCCTACTTCTTTAACTGA
- the LOC101250816 gene encoding V-type proton ATPase subunit H: protein MTTESAELTTEEVLRRDIPWETYMTTKLITGTGLQLLRRYDKKAESYKAQLLDDDGPGYVRVFVTILRDIFKEETVEYVLALIDEMLTANPKRARLFHDESLADEDTYEPFLRLLWKGNWFIQEKSCKILSLTVSARSKVQNGADANGDASSSKKKITTIDDVLAGVVEWLCAQLRKPTHPTRSIASTINCLSTLLKEPVVRSSFVRADGVKLLVPLISPASTQQSIQLLYETCLCVWLLSYYEPAIEYLATSRALTRLIEVVKGSTKEKVVRVVILTLRNLLSKGTFSAHMVDLGVLQIVQSLKAQAWSDEDLLDALNQLEQGLKENIKKLSSFDKYKQEVLLGHLDWSPMHKDPIFWRENINNFEENDFQILRVLITILDTSSDARTLAVACYDLSQFIQCHSAGRIIVNDLKAKERVMRLLNHDNAEVTKNALLCIQRLFLGAKYASFLQA from the exons ATGACAACGGAGAGCGCGGAGCTTACTACGGAGGAG GTTTTGAGGAGGGATATCCCATGGGAGACATACATGACTACAAAGCTGATCACTGGAACTGGTTTGCAGCTGTTGAGGCGCTATGACAAGAAGGCAGAAAGTTACAAAGCCCAGTTGCTGGATGAT GATGGTCCAGGTTATGTCCGCGTCTTTGTTACCATTTTACGTGACATCTTCAAGGAAGAAACCGTGGAATATGTTTTGGCTTTGATTGATGAAATGCTTACAG CAAACCCAAAAAGAGCAAGACTATTCCATGATGAGAGTCTTGCAGACGAAGATACCTATGAACCTTTCCTCAG ATTGCTGTGGAAAGGTAATTGGTTCATACAAGAGAAGAGCTGTAAGATTCTATCTTTGACAGTGAG TGCTAGGTCAAAAGTTCAGAATGGTGCTGATGCCAATGGAGATGCCTCAAGTTCAAAGAAGAAAATCACTACCATTGACGATGTTCTGGCAGGCGTGGTGGAGTGGCTTTGTGCACAG CTGAGAAAGCCTACTCATCCTACACGCAGCATTGCTAGCACAATCAACTGCCTATCAACTCTGTTGAAAGAGCCAGTTGTTCGATCTTCATTTGTTCGAGCTGATGGAGTGAAGTTGCTTGTCCCTTTAATTTCACCAGCATCGACCCAGCAGTCTATCCAG CTTCTCTATGAGACATGCCTTTGTGTGTGGCTTTTGTCATACTATGAACCTGCAATAGAGTATTTAGCTACTTCAAGGGCCCTCACTCGATTGATAGAAGTTGTTAAAGGTTCAACAAAAGAGAAG GTTGTACGGGTTGTCATCTTGACTCTTCGGAATTTGCTTTCCAAAGGAACATTTAGTGCTCATATGGTTGACCTGGGAGTGCTGCAAATTGTTCAGAGTTTGAAAGCACAGGCTTGGAGTGATGAG GATCTTTTGGACGCTCTGAATCAACTAGAACAAGGATTGAAGGAAAACATCAAAAAGCTGAGTTCGTTTGACAAGTACAAGCAGGAAGTCCTCCTTGGCCATCTTGATTGGTCCCCAATGCACAAAGATCCTATATTCTGGCGGgagaacataaataattttgaggAGAATGATTTCCAG ATCTTGAGGGTGCTCATTACAATTCTGGACACATCAAGTGATGCAAGGACACTTGCTGTTGCTTGCTATGATCTATCACAGTTCATTCAGTGCCATTCTGCTGGGCGAATTATAGTGAATGACCTCAAAGCTAAGGAGCGCGTAATGAGACTGTTGAACCATGATAATGCTGAGGTCACGAAAAACGCTCTGCTCTGTATCCAAAGGCTTTTCCTCGGTGCCAAGTATGCTAGCTTTTTGCAGGCTTAA
- the LOC101248791 gene encoding pentatricopeptide repeat-containing protein At4g30825, chloroplastic — translation MASLKLPLYVDSSWESKKLNCTVKPLIFTDSKCCVPSFLGGGAFVVSPFCNLKHIRVSRLDTEELETSELSIDNEGVDGFEGELGNESFVTERPNVGRDSKKGKFNVWRRFRRVKKVPKDSNYRSSFRLKDRKYGTEENPRIEFDVNSDENVIDSQNGVDFHDENIGSDSSLDQCNAILKELERGDDGKALSFFRWMRKNGKLKQNVTAYNLILRVLGRRGDWDGAEGMIKEMSMESGCKLTYQVFNTLIYACHKKGLVELGAKWFHMMLENGVQPNIATFGMLMALYQKGWHVEEAEFAFSMMRNLKIMCQSAYSSMLTIYTRMRLYDKAEEIIGFLRKDEVILNLENWLVLLNAYCQQGKLLEAEQVLASMNQAGFSPNIVAYNTLITGYGKISNMRDAQRLFGDLKRVGMEPDETTYRSMIEGWGRADNYEEANRYYAELKRLGYKPNSSNLYTMLNLQVKHGDEEDVVRTIEEMMHTGGEKSTILGILLQAYEKLELIHEVPSILRGSLYDHVLRNQISCSSLMMVYVKNSMIDDALKVLQEKQWKDALFEDNLYHLLICSCKDFGHPENAVKVFTCMPKSDKPNLHIICTMIDIYSTNNDFAEAEKLYLMLKNSDVKLDTITFSVVVRMYMKSGALEEACSVLDDMDKQKNIVPDTYLLRDMFRIYQRCDKKDKLADLYYKLVKRGVIWDQEMYSCVINCCARALPVDELSRLFDEMLKRGFLPNTVTFNVMLDVYGKSRLFKRAREVFSMAKKCGLADVISYNTLIAAYGRSKDFKNMSSTVKKMHFNGFSVSLEAYNCMLDAYGKEGQMEKFRNVLERLKESGHSSDHYTYNIMINIYGELGWIEEVSEVLAELKESGSIGPDLCSYNTLIKAYGIAGMVERAVDLVKEMRENGIEPDQITYTNLINALRKNDKFLEAVKWSLWMKQIGL, via the coding sequence ATGGCCTCTTTGAAATTACCCCTTTATGTAGATAGTTCATGGGAATCCAAGAAACTTAATTGCACAGTAAAACCTTTGATCTTTACTGATTCTAAGTGTTGTGTTCCCTCATTTTTGGGTGGTGGAGCATTTGTGGTTAGCCCATTTTGTAATTTGAAGCACATTAGAGTTTCAAGATTAGATACTGAGGAATTAGAGACTTCTGAGTTGAGTATAGATAATGAAGGGGTTGATGGTTTTGAAGGTGAGTTAGGAAATGAGAGTTTCGTTACTGAAAGACCGAATGTTGGGAGGGATTCTAAGAAAGGGAAGTTTAATGTTTGGAGAAGATTTAGGAGGGTGAAGAAGGTACCGAAAGACTCGAATTATAGGTCTAGTTTTAGATTGAAAGATAGGAAATATGGAACGGAAGAAAATCCCAGGATTGAGTTTGATGTAAATAGTGATGAGAATGTGATAGATAGCCAAAATGGGGTTGACTTTCATGATGAGAATATCGGGTCTGACTCGAGTTTAGATCAGTGTAATGCAATATTGAAAGAGcttgaaaggggtgatgatgGGAAAGCGTTGAGTTTTTTCCGATGGATGAGGAAAAATGGGAAGTTAAAGCAAAATGTTACTGCCTATAATTTGATACTCCGTGTCTTGGGGAGAAGAGGCGATTGGGATGGGGCGGAGGGAATGATTAAGGAAATGAGTATGGAGTCAGGTTGTAAGCTTACATATCAAGTTTTCAATACCCTTATTTATGCTTGCCATAAGAAAGGGCTCGTGGAGTTGGGTGCTAAGTGGTTCCACATGATGTTGGAAAATGGAGTTCAGCCAAATATAGCGACTTTTGGGATGCTAATGGCTCTCTATCAGAAAGGATGGCATGTTGAGGAAGCAGAATTTGCATTTTCAATGATGAGGAATCTCAAAATTATGTGCCAGTCTGCATATTCCTCTATGTTGACGATATACACGCGAATGAGATTGTATGATAAAGCAGAAGAAATCATTGGCTTTTTGAGGAAAGATGAAGTAATTCTGAATCTAGAGAATTGGTTGGTTCTGCTTAATGCTTACTGTCAACAAGGCAAGTTACTCGAGGCTGAGCAGGTCTTAGCTTCCATGAACCAAGCTGGTTTTTCGCCAAATATAGTTGCATACAACACATTGATCACTGGATATGGGAAGATTTCCAACATGCGGGATGCACAACGCTTGTTTGGTGACCTTAAAAGGGTTGGAATGGAGCCTGATGAAACAACTTACAGGTCTATGATAGAAGGGTGGGGTCGGGCAGACAATTATGAGGAAGCAAATAGATACTATGCGGAACTGAAAAGACTTGGATACAAGCCAAACTCGTCTAATTTGTACACAATGCTCAATTTACAAGTCAAGCATGGAGACGAAGAGGATGTTGTTAGAACTATTGAGGAAATGATGCACACTGGCGGCGAAAAGTCAACCATCCTTGGCATTCTTTTGCAAGCATATGAGAAGCTTGAACTCATTCATGAAGTTCCTTCAATCTTGAGAGGTTCTTTATATGATCATGTTTTGAGAAACCAGATATCTTGTTCAAGTCTGATGATGGTTTATGTGAAAAACAGCATGATAGATGATGCGTTAAAAGTCTTACAGGAAAAGCAGTGGAAGGATGCTTTATTTGAGGACAACTTGTACCATTTGTTAATTTGCTCGTGCAAAGATTTCGGGCATCCAGAGAATGCTGTGAAAGTCTTCACTTGTATGCCAAAATCTGATAAGCCTAACTTACATATAATATGCACTATGATAGACATTTACAGTACAAACAACGATTTTGCTGAAGCGGAAAAGCTTTATCTAATGTTAAAGAATTCAGATGTCAAATTGGACACAATTACTTTCAGCGTTGTGGTAAGGATGTATATGAAATCTGGAGCCTTAGAAGAAGCCTGCTCTGTATTGGATGATATggacaaacaaaaaaacattgTTCCGGACACATATTTGCTCCGTGATATGTTCCGGATCTACCAGCGATGTGACAAGAAGGACAAGTTGGCAGATCTTTATTACAAACTTGTGAAAAGAGGAGTCATCTGGGATCAGGAAATGTACAGCTGTGTCATAAACTGCTGTGCTCGTGCACTGCCAGTTGATGAGCTTTCGAGGCTTTTTGATGAGATGCTTAAACGTGGATTCTTACCTAATACAGTTACCTTCAATGTCATGCTTGACGTATATGGGAAATCAAGACTCTTCAAAAGAGCAAGAGAGGTTTTTTCGATGGCTAAAAAGTGTGGTTTGGCTGATGTTATCTCTTACAACACTCTCATAGCTGCATATGGGAGAAGCAAAGACTTCAAGAATATGTCATCAACTGTCAAGAAAATGCACTTCAATGGGTTTTCGGTTTCTCTTGAAGCCTACAATTGTATGTTAGATGCCTATGGGAAGGAAGGACAAATGGAGAAATTCCGTAATGTCTTGGAAAGACTGAAGGAATCTGGTCACTCTTCTGATCATTACACTTACAACATTATGATTAACATTTATGGTGAGCTAGGATGGATAGAAGAAGTTTCAGAAGTACTGGCAGAATTAAAAGAATCAGGATCAATTGGACCTGATTTGTGCAGCTATAACACATTGATAAAGGCTTATGGAATTGCTGGAATGGTTGAACGTGCTGTAGATTTGGTCAAGGAAATGCGCGAAAATGGAATTGAACCTGATCAAATAACCTACACTAACCTAATCAATGCATTACGGAAAAATGATAAGTTTCTTGAGGCTGTTAAGTGGTCTTTATGGATGAAGCAGATTGGGTTATAA
- the LOC112941819 gene encoding uncharacterized protein codes for MAYQSESIKGIKIRVFNWMQNMIKNRVIIHNHHQLGSSSRFGFLVLRVTNRIRIVRPRTCDSKKRGGQFKKTTFKKSVQLLKICETPEEFVESIDFALRLSNLFFKDTTPHLANAIYDYLSSSFGKNLNIWSNVDDEFSKIVVAIDVDMESGRFEILSKSCDDICKFRVTDLYETLINDDDNNEENKGEFCLQVDGVRKKRKIDMQILEVEYTFDDRDVEDILDTLLDFLTKKKGFNNKIEAFDGKKQEFIELKSGLKITKLKKENVMNFELGDICPVCFEIFKEKSIIVITPCSHIFHRSCLFTWLSENNTCPICRKDCDV; via the coding sequence atggcataTCAAAGTGAAAGTATAAAGGGAATTAAAATAAGAGTATTTAATTGGATGCAAAACATGATTAAAAATCGTGTTATTATTCATAATCATCACCAATTAGGGTCATCATCGAGATTCGGGTTTTTAGTTTTAAGGGTAACGAATCGAATTAGGATCGTTAGACCTCGAACTTGTGACTCTAAGAAACGCGGAGGACAATTCAAAAAGACAACTTTTAAGAAAAGTGTTCAACTTTTGAAGATTTGTGAAACTCCGGAGGAATTTGTTGAAAGTATTGATTTTGCTTTAAGGTTATCGAATTTATTCTTTAAAGACacgactccacatttagctaaCGCGATTTATGATTATTTATCGAGTAGCTTTGGTAAAAATTTGAACATTTGGAGTAATGTGGATGATGAGTTTAGCAAAATTGTTGTGGCTATAGATGTTGACATGGAAAGTGGAAGATTTGAAATCTTGTCAAAAAGTTGTGATGATATTTGTAAATTTCGAGTAACTGATTTGTACGAAACGCTGATAAATGATGATGACAATAACGAGGAGAACAAAGGTGAATTTTGTTTACAAGTTGATGGGGttagaaaaaagagaaaaattgatATGCAAATACTTGAAGTGGAGTATACTTTTGATGATCGCGACGTTGAAGATATTTTGGATACTTTATTAGATTTTTTGACCAAGAAAAAAGGATTTAATAACAAGATCGAGGCTTTTGATGGGAAAAAGCAAGAATTTATTGAACTGAAAAGCGGATTGAAAATTACGAAACTGAAAAAAGAGAATGTCATGAATTTTGAATTGGGAGATATATGTCCAGTTTGTTTTgagatttttaaagaaaaatccaTTATCGTGATTACTCCTTGTTCACATATATTTCATAGAAGTTGCTTATTTACGTGGCTATCGGAAAATAACACATGTCCTATATGTAGAAAAGATTGCGATGTATAA